One part of the Phoenix dactylifera cultivar Barhee BC4 chromosome 4, palm_55x_up_171113_PBpolish2nd_filt_p, whole genome shotgun sequence genome encodes these proteins:
- the LOC120110543 gene encoding uncharacterized protein LOC120110543, translating to MFATLARWMAKKPKPKMKPIEPRMPPEQVQTVSRTIFDIVKEHGPLTIAETWEHLKGVGLRGLTSKRHMKILLRWMRERQKLRLICNHDGSHKQFLYTTWFTNPKTMPPRPRKGTSEP from the exons ATGTTCGCAACGCTAGCCCGGTGGATGGCGAAGAAGCCGAAACCGAAGATGAAGCCTATCGAGCCACGGATGCCGCCTGAACAGGTACAGACCGTTAGCCGCACCATCTTCGACATCGTCAAGGAGCACGGCCCTCTCACCATCGCTGAAACCTGGGAACACCtcaag GGTGTTGGTTTGAGAGGGTTGACTAGCAAAAGGCATATGAAGATACTATTGAGATGGATGAGGGAGAGGCAGAAGCTGCGGTTAATCTGTAATCATGATGGATCTCACAAGCAATTCCTCTATACTACCTGGTTTACCAATCCCAAAACCATGCCCCCGAGGCCGAGAAAGGGAACTTCAGAGCCATGA
- the LOC103712779 gene encoding probable protein phosphatase 2C 3 translates to MAAAAVAEGRRRHRQQHDLVPLAALIRRELKSEKMERPCIRYGCAAQSKKGEDYFFMKTDCHRLPGNPSSTFSVFAVFDGHNGNAAAIYTRDNLLNHVLSAIPRGLSREEWLQALPRALVAGFVKTDKEFQSRGQTSGTTATFVIIDGWTITVASVGDSRCILDARSGVVSLLTVDHRLEENAEERERVTASGGEVGRLNILGGAEIGPLRCWPGGLCLSRSIGDMDVGEFIVPVPYVKQVKLSSAGGRLIIASDGIWDALPSEMAAKSCRGLPAELAARQVVKEALRTRGLKDDTTCIVVDIIPPDHSVPPPSPPKKMNKLKSLIFRKRSKDSASKLAKKLSAVGIVEELFEEGSAMLEERLGNDSSAGQTTSGLFTCAICQVDLAPSEGISVHAGSLFSTSSKPWEGPFLCADCRNKKDAMEGKRPSGVKVL, encoded by the exons atggcggcggcggcggttgcGGAGGGGAGGCGGCGCCACCGGCAGCAGCACGATCTGGTGCCTCTGGCGGCGCTGATAAGGCGGGAGCTGAAGAGCGAGAAGATGGAGAGGCCGTGCATCCGGTACGGCTGCGCCGCGCAGTCCAAGAAAGGGGAGGACTACTTCTTTATGAAGACCGACTGCCACCGCCTCCCCGGAAACCCCTCCTCCACCTTCTCCGTCTTCGCC gtctTTGATGGCCACAATGGGAATGCTGCGGCGATATATACAAGGGATAACCTGTTGAATCATGTACTGAGTGCGATACCGCGTGGGCTTAGCCGGGAAGAGTGGCTTCAAGCTCTGCCTCGCGCGCTGGTTGCTGGGTTTGTCAAAACTGACAAAGAATTCCAGAGCAGAG GACAAACTTCTGGTACCACTGCCACATTTGTGATAATTGATGGGTGGACCATCACTGTTGCTTCAGTTGGAGACTCTCGTTGTATTTTAGATGCTCGGAGCGGGGTGGTTTCTCTGTTGACCGTGGATCACAGGCTGGAAGAAAATGCCGAAGA GAGGGAACGTGTGACTGCGAGTGGAGGTGAAGTAGGAAGGCTCAACATTCTGGGTGGTGCTGAG ATAGGTCCCCTCCGATGTTGGCCAGGGGGTCTATGCCTGTCGAGGTCTATTGGAGATATGGATGTTGGAGAATTTATCGTTCCAGTGCCTTACGTCAAACAAGTCAAG CTATCTAGTGCTGGGGGAAGACTTATAATTGCTTCAGATGGCATTTGGGATGCCCTACCCTCTGAAATGGCTGCAAAGTCTTGCCGAGGTTTGCCTGCTGAGCTTGCTGCCAGACAAGTTGTGAAG GAAGCTCTGAGAACAAGGGGGCTGAAAGACGACACAACCTGCATTGTTGTTGACATAATTCCTCCGGATCATTCAGTCCCGCCTCCATCCCCACCAAAAAAGATGAACAAACTTAAGTCTCTCATTTTCAGGAAAAGGTCAAAGGATTCTGCTAGTAAACTGGCAAAGAAATTGTCTGCTGTGGGTATTGTAGAAGAACTGTTTGAAGAAGGTTCGGCAATGCTTGAAGAAAG GCTAGGGAATGACTCATCAGCAGGGCAAACAACTTCAGGCCTGTTCACATGTGCTATCTGCCAGGTCGACCTTGCTCCCAGCGAGGGCATATCTGTGCATGCTGGTTCCCTCTTCTCCACCAGCTCAAAGCCATGGGAAGGCCCCTTCCTATGTGCTGATTGCCGCAACAAAAAGGATGCAATGGAAGGAAAACGCCCTAGTGGAGTGAAAGTGCTATAG